A genomic segment from Streptomyces antibioticus encodes:
- a CDS encoding NuoI/complex I 23 kDa subunit family protein, translating into MAPFPGSGLAKGLAVTLRTMTRKTVTEQYPDVQPELPPRTRGVIGLFEENCTVCMLCARECPDWCIYIDSHKETVPPAAPGGRERSRNVLDRFAIDFSLCMYCGICIEVCPFDALFWSPEFEYAETDIRDLTHERDKLREWMWTVPAPPALDPAAEEPKEIAAARKTADKLAAAQAAAEAEADAEAEAQAGSEPTTPEGGES; encoded by the coding sequence ATGGCCCCCTTCCCCGGCAGCGGCCTCGCCAAGGGCCTGGCCGTCACCCTGCGCACGATGACGAGGAAGACCGTCACCGAGCAGTACCCGGACGTCCAGCCCGAACTCCCGCCCCGCACCCGCGGCGTGATCGGCCTGTTCGAGGAGAACTGCACGGTCTGCATGCTCTGCGCCCGCGAGTGCCCCGACTGGTGCATCTACATCGACTCCCACAAGGAGACGGTCCCGCCCGCCGCCCCGGGCGGGCGCGAGCGCAGCCGCAACGTCCTCGACCGCTTCGCCATCGACTTCTCCCTGTGCATGTACTGCGGTATCTGCATCGAGGTCTGTCCTTTCGACGCGCTGTTCTGGTCCCCGGAGTTCGAGTACGCCGAGACCGACATCCGGGATCTCACCCATGAGCGGGACAAGCTCCGCGAGTGGATGTGGACCGTGCCGGCCCCGCCCGCCCTCGACCCCGCCGCCGAGGAACCGAAGGAGATCGCGGCCGCCCGCAAGACCGCGGACAAGCTGGCCGCCGCCCAGGCCGCAGCCGAGGCGGAAGCCGACGCCGAGGCCGAGGCTCAAGCCGGATCCGAGCCCACCACCCCCGAGGGAGGAGAGTCATGA
- a CDS encoding complex I subunit 1/NuoH family protein: MNDALDVALRLLIVFVVFLTFPLIVGQTEHKVMAHMQGRLGPMYAGGFHGWAQLIADGVKFAQKEDVVPAGADRRIFQLAPAVALLPYLLVLLAIPVGPGEGAVGQVLDAGVFFVLAVMGVGVLGSLMAGWASANKFSLLGGLRTAAQLLAYELPMLLTAASVAMAAGTVSLPGIVDAFEWWWLPWQIVGAIVFFVAGLAELQRPPFDMPVADSEIIFGAYTEYTGLRFALFLLAEYAGIVVLCGLTTVLFLGGWHGPWGADGLGWVWTLLKAAVLAFIVIWLRVTYPRLREDQLQKLSWTLLVPLSLAQIALTGVVKVVIR; this comes from the coding sequence ATGAATGACGCGCTCGACGTCGCGCTGCGTCTCCTGATCGTCTTCGTCGTCTTCCTCACCTTCCCCCTGATCGTCGGTCAGACCGAGCACAAGGTGATGGCCCATATGCAGGGCCGCCTCGGTCCGATGTACGCCGGTGGCTTCCACGGCTGGGCCCAGCTCATCGCGGACGGCGTGAAGTTCGCGCAGAAGGAGGACGTCGTCCCCGCCGGCGCGGACCGCCGTATCTTCCAACTCGCCCCCGCCGTCGCCCTCCTGCCGTACCTCCTCGTCCTCCTCGCGATCCCCGTCGGCCCCGGCGAGGGCGCCGTCGGTCAGGTCCTGGACGCGGGTGTCTTCTTCGTGCTCGCCGTGATGGGCGTCGGTGTCCTCGGCTCCCTCATGGCCGGCTGGGCCAGCGCCAACAAGTTCTCCCTCCTCGGCGGACTGCGCACCGCCGCCCAACTCCTCGCCTACGAACTGCCGATGCTGCTCACCGCCGCCTCCGTGGCGATGGCCGCCGGCACGGTCTCCCTGCCCGGCATCGTGGACGCCTTCGAGTGGTGGTGGCTGCCCTGGCAGATCGTCGGCGCGATCGTCTTCTTCGTCGCCGGCCTCGCCGAGCTCCAACGCCCCCCGTTCGACATGCCCGTCGCTGACTCGGAGATCATCTTCGGCGCGTACACCGAGTACACCGGCCTGCGCTTCGCTCTCTTTCTCCTCGCCGAATACGCCGGAATCGTCGTCCTGTGCGGTCTGACCACCGTCCTCTTCCTGGGCGGCTGGCACGGCCCCTGGGGTGCGGACGGCCTGGGCTGGGTCTGGACCCTGCTCAAGGCCGCCGTGCTCGCCTTCATCGTGATCTGGCTGCGCGTGACCTATCCCCGCCTGCGCGAGGACCAGCTCCAGAAGCTCTCCTGGACGCTCCTCGTCCCCCTCTCTCTCGCTCAGATCGCCCTCACCGGCGTCGTCAAGGTGGTGATCCGGTAG
- a CDS encoding NADH-quinone oxidoreductase subunit C, which yields MTTIGWLPAPADELFGPDATAEESYDVLTVDVPPASWLTSLRVARDDLSCTYFDWLSAVDEPGTGFRIAVHLVALTPVRRLLVRTTVPHASPTLPSAVDLYAGAAWHERETHEMFGVRFDGHPGLDHLLLPENFEGHPLRKDFVLAARVAKAWPGAKEPGESEHGGPKRRQMLPPGVPDPNEWGPLKGQLPPAPSRPTRAAGERPPRRTRTTDEGSASQPPAPGAGTGAAGTGAGRETEAASPPAPPQAPTGPRRARTASGGSASQRATTPENAPDTPAAAPQTPAGPRRARTASGGSASQRATPEATPETPEASRPPAGPRRSRTASEGSASQRTQPPTPDRPATAPRSADAPWHHARPAFADRDEGPKRPAPGKPEPAEEPKQPAPGEPELAEEPQRPAPGGSEPLEEPQAGPAQEPESPQEPEAAQEPGPGSAPDQASDSEQPQPDSPSTEPPTPETPPGGSR from the coding sequence ATGACCACCATCGGCTGGCTCCCCGCCCCCGCCGACGAACTCTTCGGCCCGGACGCCACCGCCGAGGAGTCCTACGACGTCCTCACCGTCGACGTCCCCCCGGCATCCTGGCTCACCTCCCTCCGCGTCGCCCGCGACGACCTCTCCTGCACCTACTTCGACTGGCTGAGCGCCGTCGACGAACCCGGCACCGGCTTCCGCATCGCCGTCCACCTCGTCGCCCTCACCCCGGTCCGCCGCCTCCTGGTGCGCACGACCGTCCCGCACGCGTCACCCACCCTCCCCTCCGCCGTCGACCTCTACGCCGGCGCCGCCTGGCACGAACGCGAGACGCACGAGATGTTCGGCGTCCGCTTCGACGGCCACCCCGGCCTGGACCACCTCCTCCTCCCCGAGAACTTCGAGGGCCACCCCCTCCGCAAGGACTTCGTCCTCGCGGCCCGCGTCGCCAAGGCGTGGCCCGGCGCCAAGGAACCGGGGGAGTCGGAACACGGCGGCCCCAAACGCCGCCAGATGCTGCCCCCCGGAGTCCCCGACCCCAACGAGTGGGGCCCCCTCAAGGGCCAACTCCCCCCAGCCCCCTCCCGCCCCACCCGGGCAGCAGGCGAACGCCCACCCCGCCGCACCCGCACGACAGACGAGGGCTCAGCGAGCCAGCCCCCGGCGCCAGGTGCGGGGACCGGTGCTGCCGGCACCGGCGCGGGCAGGGAGACGGAAGCGGCGTCCCCCCCTGCACCCCCGCAGGCCCCCACCGGCCCCCGCCGGGCGCGCACGGCAAGCGGCGGCTCGGCCTCCCAGCGGGCGACGACACCGGAGAACGCCCCAGACACCCCGGCCGCCGCCCCACAGACTCCCGCCGGCCCCCGCCGAGCCCGCACGGCGAGCGGCGGTTCGGCCTCCCAGCGAGCGACGCCCGAGGCGACCCCGGAGACCCCCGAGGCGAGCCGCCCCCCGGCCGGCCCGCGCCGATCCCGCACCGCCTCCGAGGGCTCCGCCTCCCAGCGCACCCAACCGCCCACCCCGGACCGCCCCGCCACGGCCCCCCGCAGCGCGGACGCCCCCTGGCACCACGCCCGCCCAGCCTTCGCCGACCGTGACGAGGGGCCCAAGCGGCCAGCACCGGGGAAGCCCGAGCCGGCCGAAGAGCCGAAGCAGCCCGCGCCCGGGGAGCCCGAGCTGGCGGAGGAGCCGCAGCGGCCCGCGCCCGGAGGGTCCGAGCCGCTCGAGGAGCCGCAGGCGGGCCCGGCCCAGGAGCCGGAGTCGCCTCAGGAGCCGGAGGCTGCCCAAGAGCCTGGGCCCGGGTCCGCGCCCGACCAGGCGTCGGACTCTGAGCAGCCCCAGCCCGACTCCCCCTCGACCGAACCCCCCACGCCCGAAACCCCTCCAGGAGGCTCGCGATGA
- a CDS encoding NADH-quinone oxidoreductase subunit M, which yields MIDISESVMQFLLAFVVVGPLLGAAAALLPAPPGLKGKSPEQAVLRHGVTVTGVILAATIVLTAGFDHDQPSTMQAGTDISWIPALDVRIHLGIDGISLPLLVLTALLTFLCALYSYFKMPAGPTPKAFVALLLVLESGTLATFAVLDLLLFFLAFEMVLIPMYFLIARWGGEGRAGAAMKFILYTLLGSVVMLLGLLLIGIKAGTFDMVALATDNGRSLTTSVQVIAVLAIGLGLAVKTPMWPLHSWLPDAHTAAPTVGSVLLAGVLLKMGTYGFVRILLPVAPDGFHTFAPYLAAFAVVGIIYGSLACLALAKKGAKGDLKRLIAYSSVGHMGFVLLGIASTTPTGVNGALFANIAHGLITGLLFFLVGALKDRTGTTDLDTLAEQTGAALYGKAPRLGGLLAFAAVASLGLPGLAGFWGEMLAMFGAFDPADDLSRPAFLTFTAIAAFGTLLTAAYLLVVVRRVCMGSLPQDAPKLADVQTYEFAAWTPLVALTVVAGLWPKALLGLTDPAVQQLLAGGTR from the coding sequence GTGATCGATATCAGCGAGTCCGTGATGCAGTTTCTTCTGGCGTTCGTCGTCGTCGGCCCGCTCCTGGGCGCCGCCGCGGCCCTGCTGCCCGCCCCGCCCGGGCTGAAGGGGAAGTCGCCCGAGCAGGCCGTGCTCCGGCACGGCGTCACGGTCACCGGCGTGATCCTCGCCGCCACGATCGTCCTCACGGCCGGCTTCGACCACGACCAGCCCTCGACGATGCAGGCCGGCACCGACATCAGCTGGATCCCCGCACTCGACGTGCGCATCCACCTCGGCATCGACGGCATCTCCCTCCCCCTTCTGGTCCTGACCGCGCTGCTGACCTTCCTCTGCGCGCTCTACTCGTACTTCAAGATGCCCGCGGGCCCGACCCCGAAGGCTTTCGTCGCCCTGCTGCTCGTCCTGGAGTCCGGCACCCTCGCCACCTTCGCCGTCCTCGACCTGCTGCTGTTCTTCCTCGCCTTCGAGATGGTCCTGATCCCGATGTACTTCCTCATCGCCCGCTGGGGCGGCGAGGGCCGGGCCGGCGCGGCGATGAAGTTCATCCTGTACACGCTGCTCGGATCCGTGGTCATGCTGCTCGGCCTGCTCCTGATCGGAATCAAGGCGGGCACTTTCGACATGGTGGCACTCGCCACTGACAACGGCCGGTCGCTGACCACATCCGTGCAGGTCATCGCCGTTCTGGCGATCGGGCTCGGGCTCGCGGTCAAGACCCCGATGTGGCCCCTGCACAGTTGGCTGCCCGACGCCCACACCGCCGCCCCGACCGTCGGCTCGGTCCTGCTGGCCGGCGTCCTGCTCAAGATGGGTACGTACGGGTTCGTCCGGATTCTCCTTCCGGTCGCGCCCGACGGCTTCCACACCTTCGCGCCCTACCTCGCCGCCTTCGCCGTCGTAGGGATCATCTACGGCTCCCTGGCCTGCCTGGCCCTCGCCAAGAAGGGCGCGAAGGGCGACCTCAAGCGCCTGATCGCCTACTCCTCCGTCGGCCACATGGGCTTCGTCCTGCTCGGCATCGCCTCCACCACCCCGACCGGAGTCAACGGCGCCCTGTTCGCCAACATCGCCCACGGCCTCATCACCGGCCTGCTCTTCTTCCTGGTCGGAGCCCTGAAGGACCGCACGGGCACCACCGACCTCGACACCCTCGCCGAACAGACCGGCGCCGCCCTGTACGGCAAGGCGCCCCGCCTCGGCGGTCTGCTGGCCTTCGCCGCCGTCGCCTCGCTCGGCCTGCCCGGCCTGGCCGGGTTCTGGGGCGAGATGCTCGCGATGTTCGGCGCGTTCGACCCCGCCGACGACCTCAGCCGCCCCGCCTTCCTCACCTTCACCGCGATCGCCGCGTTCGGCACCCTCCTCACGGCCGCCTACCTGCTCGTCGTGGTCCGACGCGTGTGCATGGGCAGCCTGCCGCAGGACGCCCCGAAACTCGCCGACGTCCAGACGTACGAGTTCGCGGCCTGGACGCCGCTCGTCGCCCTCACCGTCGTCGCCGGCCTGTGGCCCAAGGCCCTCCTCGGCCTGACCGACCCCGCCGTGCAGCAGCTCCTCGCAGGAGGCACCCGATGA
- a CDS encoding NADH-quinone oxidoreductase subunit J family protein, with amino-acid sequence MTLASAAAPQGFLSPTGVEIAFLLVGLVTLAAALVTVTTRQLVHAALWLVVALGGLAVEYLLLTAEFIAWVQVLIYVGSVVVLLLFGLMLTRAPIGRSPDADSGNRWAALTVAVASAAALVWVVVDAFRTTWIDLDGPAAGSTEVTGASLFQNWVLPFEALSVLLLAALVGAIVLSRKAKAEWNSPPVNSRDVTESSRTVTESSKNSRDEEGTR; translated from the coding sequence ATGACCCTCGCCTCCGCAGCCGCGCCGCAGGGCTTCCTCTCCCCGACCGGAGTGGAGATCGCCTTCCTCCTCGTCGGCCTGGTCACCCTGGCCGCCGCCCTTGTCACCGTCACCACCCGGCAACTGGTGCACGCCGCCTTGTGGCTGGTGGTCGCCCTCGGCGGGCTCGCCGTCGAATACCTTCTGCTCACCGCCGAGTTCATCGCCTGGGTGCAGGTCCTCATCTATGTGGGTTCCGTAGTCGTCCTCCTTCTCTTCGGTCTGATGCTCACCCGGGCCCCCATCGGCCGCTCCCCGGACGCGGACTCCGGGAACCGCTGGGCCGCCCTCACGGTTGCCGTCGCCTCGGCCGCCGCCCTGGTCTGGGTGGTCGTCGACGCCTTCCGCACCACCTGGATCGACCTGGACGGGCCGGCCGCCGGCTCCACCGAGGTCACCGGAGCGAGCCTGTTCCAGAACTGGGTCCTCCCCTTCGAGGCCCTCTCCGTCCTTCTCCTCGCCGCACTGGTCGGGGCCATCGTCCTGTCCCGCAAGGCGAAGGCGGAGTGGAACTCTCCCCCTGTGAACTCCCGAGACGTCACGGAGAGTTCCCGAACGGTCACGGAAAGTTCGAAGAATTCACGTGACGAGGAGGGCACCCGCTGA
- the nuoK gene encoding NADH-quinone oxidoreductase subunit NuoK, with protein MHLAYPAVLAVLLFCVGVYGVLARRNAILVLMSVELMLNAVNLNLVAFDVWLSRAAEETLHSGQALTLFTIAIAAAEIGIGLAIVLAVYRNRGTSDIDRLRDTAEGHESPTADDTDAATTGTPTTGGTEKAEATA; from the coding sequence ATGCACCTCGCCTACCCCGCCGTCCTGGCCGTCCTTCTCTTCTGCGTCGGCGTGTACGGCGTCCTCGCCCGCCGCAACGCGATCCTCGTCCTGATGTCGGTCGAGCTGATGCTCAACGCCGTCAACCTCAACCTCGTCGCCTTCGACGTCTGGCTCAGCCGGGCCGCCGAAGAGACCCTGCACTCCGGCCAGGCCCTCACCCTCTTCACCATCGCCATCGCCGCCGCCGAGATCGGCATCGGCCTGGCGATCGTCCTCGCCGTGTACCGCAACCGCGGCACCTCGGACATCGACCGGCTCCGCGACACCGCCGAGGGCCACGAAAGCCCCACGGCCGACGACACCGACGCCGCCACCACAGGCACCCCCACCACCGGCGGGACCGAGAAGGCTGAGGCCACCGCGTGA
- a CDS encoding NADH-quinone oxidoreductase subunit 5 family protein: MTTTTLAVLVPLLPFLGAVAGLLLGRTAPGFVRPIAVLPVLTSLVLAAVVAVRQGGDAAVDAATELTPTGSVPIELALHIDGFAALVAALVCLVAGCVQVYSTGYLRDDPRYPSYAALVSLFTSAMLIVVYTGDLIVLLVGWEVMGICSYFLVGHYWETPEARAASIKAFLVTKLGDVPFLLGLFALAVDAGSFRITKVLATVENGGLDHPTLIALLLLAGVAGKSAQFPLHTWLPDAMAGPTPVSALIHAATMVAAGVYFVARLLPVFEASQAAMVVLAVMAAVTMVGSGLAALAQDDIKRVLAYSTIGQLGYMTGALAVGDRGAAVFHLLSHGAFKGLLFLAAGVIIHAAGTNSLAAMSRMSHLRDRVPDAFWTMTVALLALAAIPPFSGFFSKESVLGAAEHVTTGHTEHAPGAAGWLILVSGLLTALLTAAYATRLWLLAFRGRGAEAPDHGRQPLSMTVVLWVLAVPSLALGGLAYRTLPDWFDGGDLAPTLVTSVIGTGVALAGGIVTYATWRHLTALTAVTPLGAVAAHPDSDAGQIEAEAIATHAPAYGDVASAPDPADPGRLLLGPLHRHAAVGFHLDAVYGALFVRPVQAAASLVRFLDREVVDTYVRGAGTLPRWLGIAVRRAQTGNVQTYVSALLAGTVVLAVAALLVASGA, from the coding sequence GTGACCACGACCACCCTCGCCGTCCTCGTCCCCCTCCTTCCCTTCCTGGGCGCCGTCGCCGGTCTGCTCCTCGGCCGCACCGCCCCCGGCTTCGTCCGCCCGATCGCCGTCCTGCCCGTCCTCACCTCCCTCGTGCTGGCCGCCGTCGTCGCCGTACGCCAGGGCGGTGACGCCGCCGTCGACGCGGCCACCGAACTCACCCCCACCGGCTCGGTCCCGATCGAACTGGCCCTGCACATCGACGGCTTCGCCGCCCTGGTCGCCGCCCTGGTCTGCCTGGTCGCCGGCTGCGTCCAGGTCTACTCGACCGGCTACCTCCGCGACGACCCCCGCTACCCCTCCTACGCCGCGCTCGTCTCCCTCTTCACCTCCGCGATGCTGATCGTCGTCTACACCGGCGACCTGATCGTGCTGCTGGTCGGCTGGGAGGTCATGGGCATCTGCTCCTACTTCCTCGTCGGCCACTACTGGGAGACCCCGGAGGCCCGCGCCGCCTCGATCAAGGCGTTCCTCGTCACCAAGCTCGGAGACGTCCCCTTCCTCCTCGGCCTCTTCGCGCTCGCCGTCGACGCCGGCTCCTTCCGCATCACGAAGGTCCTCGCCACCGTCGAGAACGGCGGCCTCGACCACCCGACGCTCATCGCCCTGCTGCTCCTGGCGGGCGTGGCCGGCAAGTCGGCGCAGTTCCCGCTGCACACCTGGCTGCCCGACGCGATGGCCGGCCCGACCCCCGTCTCCGCGCTGATCCACGCCGCGACGATGGTCGCCGCCGGTGTCTACTTCGTCGCCCGTCTCCTCCCGGTCTTCGAGGCGTCGCAGGCCGCGATGGTCGTCCTCGCCGTGATGGCCGCCGTCACCATGGTCGGCTCGGGTCTCGCCGCGCTCGCCCAGGACGACATCAAGCGCGTCCTCGCCTACTCGACGATCGGTCAGCTCGGCTACATGACCGGCGCCCTCGCCGTCGGCGACCGGGGTGCCGCCGTCTTCCACCTCCTCTCGCACGGCGCCTTCAAGGGCCTGCTGTTCCTCGCGGCCGGCGTGATCATCCACGCCGCCGGCACCAACTCGCTGGCCGCCATGTCCCGCATGAGCCATCTGCGCGACCGCGTGCCCGACGCCTTCTGGACGATGACCGTGGCGCTCCTCGCGCTCGCCGCCATCCCGCCGTTCAGCGGCTTCTTCTCCAAGGAGTCCGTCCTCGGCGCCGCCGAGCACGTCACCACCGGCCACACCGAGCACGCGCCCGGCGCCGCGGGCTGGCTGATCCTCGTCTCCGGCCTGCTCACCGCCCTCCTCACCGCCGCCTACGCGACCCGCCTGTGGCTGCTCGCCTTCCGGGGCCGGGGCGCCGAGGCCCCCGACCACGGCCGCCAGCCGCTGTCCATGACCGTCGTGCTGTGGGTGCTCGCCGTCCCCTCCCTCGCGCTCGGCGGGCTCGCCTACCGCACGCTCCCCGACTGGTTCGACGGCGGCGACCTCGCGCCCACCCTCGTCACCTCGGTGATCGGCACCGGCGTGGCCCTGGCCGGCGGGATCGTCACCTACGCGACCTGGCGTCACCTCACCGCGCTCACCGCCGTCACCCCGCTCGGCGCGGTCGCCGCCCACCCCGACAGCGACGCCGGCCAGATCGAGGCCGAGGCGATCGCCACCCACGCGCCCGCGTACGGGGACGTGGCCTCCGCCCCCGACCCGGCCGACCCCGGGCGGCTCCTGCTCGGCCCGCTGCACCGCCACGCGGCCGTCGGCTTCCACCTCGACGCCGTCTACGGGGCGCTGTTCGTCCGCCCGGTCCAGGCCGCCGCGAGCCTCGTGCGGTTCCTCGACCGCGAGGTCGTCGACACCTACGTACGGGGTGCGGGCACCCTGCCCCGCTGGCTCGGCATCGCCGTACGGCGCGCCCAGACCGGCAACGTCCAGACCTATGTGAGCGCGCTGCTCGCCGGCACCGTCGTCCTGGCGGTCGCCGCCCTTCTCGTCGCCTCGGGAGCGTGA